One Solanum pennellii chromosome 9, SPENNV200 DNA segment encodes these proteins:
- the LOC107031416 gene encoding beta-glucuronosyltransferase GlcAT14A, with protein sequence MHHHHHPPPSTTRTTTPTPTTTKISTPFIILATTIFSLLLILTFSFTSPPPHPHPNQPHPSLFPNHQPHRLLFHQNPNDQNTLLPPPPAIAYLISGSTKDTSRIIRLLFAVYHPRNQYLLHLDKKASQYERDDLALYVQSVPLFKAAQNVNFIGKADFVYPMGASALSATLHGASILLRVSAHWDWFINLSADDYPLVTQDDLLHILSYLPKDLNFVNHTSYIGWRESRKLKPIVVDPGLYLEEEDEVFYATQKRELPDAYRLFSGSSSSILSRKFIEFCILGTDNLPRTLLMYLSNSPSSSSLYFPTILCNSRKFNRTTINHNLRYASFNSRKEALPLNTSNFNDLVMSGAVFAAPFEANNPILDQIDSELLHHKHDEPVPGGWCLGENETDKCTVWGDAEVLRPGPGAQRLEKRFVQIFSNGTFRSSRCVYE encoded by the exons AtgcaccaccaccaccaccctccACCATCCACCACCAGAACcaccacccccacccccaccaccaCCAAAATCTCAACACCCTTTATCATTCTTGCCACCACTATCTTCTCACTTCTCCTTATTCTTACCTTCTCCTTcacttcccccccccc NCACCCCCACCCCAACCAACCCCAcccttcccttttcccaaatcATCAACCCCATCGTCTCCTTTTTCATCAAAACCCAAatgaccaaaatacccttctgcCCCCACCCCCTGCAATAGCTTATCTCATATCTGGATCCACAAAAGACACTTCAAGAATCATACGTTTGCTATTTGCAGTGTACCATCCAAGAAATCAGTATCTTCTTCATCTTGATAAAAAAGCTTCTCAATATGAACGTGATGATCTTGCACTGTATGTTCAATCTGTGCCTCTTTTCAAAGCTGCCCAGAATGTGAATTTTATTGGAAAAGCTGATTTTGTTTACCCAATGGGGGCTTCTGCTTTGTCTGCTACTCTTCATGGAGCTTCTATTCTTCTGCGAGTTTCTGCTCATTGGGATTGGTTTATTAATCTATCTGCTGATGATTATCCACTTGTTACTCAAGATG ATCTTCTACACATTCTGTCATATCTTCCCAAGGATCTTAATTTTGTCAACCACACAAGCTACATAGGGTGGAGAGA GTCACGGAAGTTGAAACCAATAGTTGTTGATCCTGGGCTCTATCTTGAAGAGGAAGATGAAGTATTTTATGCAACTCAGAAGAGGGAACTGCCTGATGCTTATCGATTATTTTCAG GGTCTTCATCTAGTATCTTGAGTCGGAAGTTTATCGAGTTCTGCATCTTGGGCACGGATAACCTACCCAGGACTCTGCTAATGTACTTGTCAAATTCACCATCCTCATCATCTTTATATTTCCCGACCATTCTGTGCAATTCAAGGAAATTCAATAGAACAACAATCAACCACAACTTGCGGTATGCTTCATTTAACTCAAGAAAAGAGGCCCTTCCACTCAATACCAGTAACTTCAATGACCTGGTGATGAGTGGAGCAGTATTTGCTGCACCATTCGAGGCAAACAATCCGATTCTTGACCAGATCGACAGTGAACTTCTCCACCACAAGCATGATGAACCGGTCCCTGGCGGATGGTGTTTAGGTGAAAATGAAACTGATAAGTGTACTGTCTGGGGAGACGCGGAAGTTCTAAGACCAGGTCCAGGAGCACAGAGACTGGAAAAAAGATTTGTCCAGATTTTCAGTAATGGTACATTTCGTTCTAGTAGATGTGTCTACGAATAG
- the LOC107029746 gene encoding F-box/kelch-repeat protein At3g23880-like, which produces MSQLYNTLQKILKPIMSTNNEMKNTIPNDQTHNPSFPLEIIIEILSRLPVKSLLKFKSVSKSWLSLISSTYFSKSHLNISSRNNKLSHKNLLLLSMYLPHTLYSCTLYSTLHEKSNLCVNKLSFPWNPSNIIAGVSLCNGLFLICIGMYNNNLYLWNPSTRKNKILPFSSCTKYSRCDVTYGFGYDESNHDFKVVEIFGVYGVHYVYGANIKIYSLRSNSWKNMKKYSNALFSSDSGVFLDGCVHWAVAHNDGSCIYWDIVSLNLENEKFGKLTLPSFDGFDGFDGSRLLRDSCDFELGTMNWSLGKLGDFLCLFCDYYKVKLDVWIMKEYNAEGCWMKSVSLPCVKGVGPCISPLWISDIGDEVLLHDGTRVMVYDSRNDEYKRVEICEMNGDGVGAATVYAESLVSPYLDSVSVQTSFHAPRLIPQDT; this is translated from the exons ATGAGTCAACTTTATAACACTCTTCAAAAAATTCTAAAGCCAATAATGTCCACAAACAATGAGATGAAAAACACCATTCCCAATGATCAAACACATAATCCAAGCTTCCCACTAGAAATCATCATAGAAATACTTTCCAGATTACCGGTCAAATCACTCTTGAAATTCAAGTCAGTTTCGAAATCATGGCTCTCATTAATTTCGTCCACTTATTTTTCGAAATCCCATTTAAACATATCATCAAGAAACAACAAATTATCACACAAAAATCTCCTTTTACTCTCTATGTACCTCCCTCATACTCTATATTCTTGCACCCTTTACTCTACATTACATGAAAAATCCAATCTTTGTGTCAACAAACTCAGTTTCCCTTGGAATCCATCTAATATTATAGCTGGAGTTTCTTTATGTAATGGCTTGTTCTTGATTTGTATTGGTATGTACAATAATAACTTGTATTTGTGGAATCCATCTACTAGAAAAAACAAGATTTTGCCTTTTTCtagttgtactaagtattcAAGATGTGATGTTACTTATGGTTTTGGTTATGATGAGTCTAATCATGATTTCAAAGTTGTTGAGATTTTTGGAGTTTATGGTGTACATTATGTTTATGGTGCAAATATCAAGATTTATAGTTTAAGGTCAAATTcttggaaaaatatgaaaaaatatagtaATGCACTTTTTTCCTCTGACTCTGGTGTTTTCTTGGATGGATGTGTTCATTGGGCTGTGGCACATAATGATGGATCTTGTATTTATTGGGATATAGTTTCACTTAACTTAGAAAATGAGAAATTTGGGAAATTAACATTGCCTAGTTTTGATGGTTTTGATGGTTTTGATGGTTCAAGGTTATTAAGAGATTCATGTGATTTTGAATTAGGGACTATGAATTGGTCATTAGGGAAGTTAGGggattttctttgtttgttttgtGACTATTATAAAGTTAAGTTGGATGTATGGATAATGAAGGAGTATAACGCGGAAGGGTGTTGGATGAAATCGGTTTCCCTTCCTTGTGTAAAAGGAGTAGGGCCTTGTATATCACCGTTATGGATATCAGACATCGGTGATGAAGTGTTGTTGCATGATGGAACGCGTGTTATGGTGTATGACTCGAGGAATGATGAGTATAAACGCGTGGAGATTTGTGAAATGAATGGTGATGGTGTTGGTGCAGCAACTGTCTATGCTGAGAGCCTTGTTTCGCCTTATCTTGATAGTGTAAG TGTGCAGACCAGTTTTCACGCACCTCGGCTAATTCCACAGGATACCTGA
- the LOC107031414 gene encoding protein PAM71-homolog, chloroplastic isoform X1: MQGLALQTSNSIASSYGGKKKFSFLNVLDSLPSKKSIPTRRIPHFSGGISSLLRCRALPKLQRRHSRIIPYASNVGVGSGSFEESQGNESHNVSANQPSTDGSSKIEALPSKIPYPLAIALVLCGCSLVFSLIAFTKGGPSSLIAAFSKSGFTAAFSLIFVSEIGDKTFFIAALLAMQYKRILVLLGSMGALSLMTVFSVIIGRIFHSVPAQFQTTLPIGEYAAVALLFFFGLKSIKDAWELPSNDVETGEKSSQELDEFAEAEELVKEKASKRLTNPLEILWKSFSLVFFAEWGDRSMLATIALGAAQSPWGVASGAIAGHLVATSIAILGGGFLANYISEKLVGYLGGVLFLIFAVATLFGVF; the protein is encoded by the exons atgcagGGGTTGGCTCTTCAAACATCTAATTCTATAGCATCAAGTTATGGTGGGAAgaaaaagttttcatttttgaatGTTTTGGATTCATTGCCTAGCAAAAAATCAATACCCACAAGGAGAATTCCCCATTTTTCAGGTGGAATTTCATCTTTAT TAAGATGTAGAGCGCTCCCTAAGTTGCAGCGAAGGCATAGCAGAATTATACCCTATGCATCTAATGTTGGTGTCGGATCTGGAAGTTTTGAAGAAAGTCAAGGAAATGAAAGCCACAATGTTTCAGCCAATCAGCCGTCTACTGATGGTTCATCGAAAAT TGAGGCACTTCCAAGTAAAATTCCTTATCCTCTCGCTATAGCTCTTGTGCTATGTGGATGTTCGTTAGTATTTTCACTGATTGCCTTCACGAAAGGAGGACCGTCATCACTCATTGCAGCATTTTCGAAATCAGGGTTCACTGCTGCATTCTCGTTGATATTTGTTTCTGAGATTGGAGACAAG ACATTTTTCATCGCTGCCCTCCTGGCCATGCAATATAAGAGAATACTG GTCCTTTTGGGATCAATGGGTGCTCTTTCACTTATGACAGTCTTCTCTGTCATAATAGGAAGGATCTTTCATTCAGTACCTGCTCAGTTTCAAACAA CCTTGCCTATTGGAGAATACGCGGCTGTTGCCCTCTTGTTCTTTTTTGGCCTCAAATCAATTAAAGATGCATGGGAACTTCCAAGCAATGATGTTGAGACTGGTGAAAAGAGTAGTCAGgaacttgatgaatttgcaGAAGCTGAGGAGCTTGTGAAGGAAAAG GCATCAAAACGGCTCACAAATCcacttgaaattttgtggaagtCTTTTAGCCTCGTATTTTTTGCT GAATGGGGAGATCGATCAATGCTTGCAACAATAGCACTCGGTGCAGCTCAG TCTCCATGGGGCGTGGCAAGTGGTGCCATTGCCGGACACCTGGTTGCTACATCTATTGCAATACTAGGAGGCGGGTTTCTTGCCAATTACATTTCTGAGAAACTG GTTGGCTACTTGGGCGGAGTTCTATTCTTAATATTTGCTGTTGCTACTTTGTTTGGAGTCTTTTAA
- the LOC107031414 gene encoding protein PAM71-homolog, chloroplastic isoform X2, whose protein sequence is MQGLALQTSNSIASSYGGKKKFSFLNVLDSLPSKKSIPTRRIPHFSVRCRALPKLQRRHSRIIPYASNVGVGSGSFEESQGNESHNVSANQPSTDGSSKIEALPSKIPYPLAIALVLCGCSLVFSLIAFTKGGPSSLIAAFSKSGFTAAFSLIFVSEIGDKTFFIAALLAMQYKRILVLLGSMGALSLMTVFSVIIGRIFHSVPAQFQTTLPIGEYAAVALLFFFGLKSIKDAWELPSNDVETGEKSSQELDEFAEAEELVKEKASKRLTNPLEILWKSFSLVFFAEWGDRSMLATIALGAAQSPWGVASGAIAGHLVATSIAILGGGFLANYISEKLVGYLGGVLFLIFAVATLFGVF, encoded by the exons atgcagGGGTTGGCTCTTCAAACATCTAATTCTATAGCATCAAGTTATGGTGGGAAgaaaaagttttcatttttgaatGTTTTGGATTCATTGCCTAGCAAAAAATCAATACCCACAAGGAGAATTCCCCATTTTTCAG TAAGATGTAGAGCGCTCCCTAAGTTGCAGCGAAGGCATAGCAGAATTATACCCTATGCATCTAATGTTGGTGTCGGATCTGGAAGTTTTGAAGAAAGTCAAGGAAATGAAAGCCACAATGTTTCAGCCAATCAGCCGTCTACTGATGGTTCATCGAAAAT TGAGGCACTTCCAAGTAAAATTCCTTATCCTCTCGCTATAGCTCTTGTGCTATGTGGATGTTCGTTAGTATTTTCACTGATTGCCTTCACGAAAGGAGGACCGTCATCACTCATTGCAGCATTTTCGAAATCAGGGTTCACTGCTGCATTCTCGTTGATATTTGTTTCTGAGATTGGAGACAAG ACATTTTTCATCGCTGCCCTCCTGGCCATGCAATATAAGAGAATACTG GTCCTTTTGGGATCAATGGGTGCTCTTTCACTTATGACAGTCTTCTCTGTCATAATAGGAAGGATCTTTCATTCAGTACCTGCTCAGTTTCAAACAA CCTTGCCTATTGGAGAATACGCGGCTGTTGCCCTCTTGTTCTTTTTTGGCCTCAAATCAATTAAAGATGCATGGGAACTTCCAAGCAATGATGTTGAGACTGGTGAAAAGAGTAGTCAGgaacttgatgaatttgcaGAAGCTGAGGAGCTTGTGAAGGAAAAG GCATCAAAACGGCTCACAAATCcacttgaaattttgtggaagtCTTTTAGCCTCGTATTTTTTGCT GAATGGGGAGATCGATCAATGCTTGCAACAATAGCACTCGGTGCAGCTCAG TCTCCATGGGGCGTGGCAAGTGGTGCCATTGCCGGACACCTGGTTGCTACATCTATTGCAATACTAGGAGGCGGGTTTCTTGCCAATTACATTTCTGAGAAACTG GTTGGCTACTTGGGCGGAGTTCTATTCTTAATATTTGCTGTTGCTACTTTGTTTGGAGTCTTTTAA